The following DNA comes from Rosa rugosa chromosome 5, drRosRugo1.1, whole genome shotgun sequence.
TTAAGGCCAGATGCCTTTCATGCTCTTTTGCAAATGTGATAACACCATACAACCCCTGGGATTCACTGGTGTGAACTTCAGCATCCTTAACTGAAGGGTAATAGGTTCTAAAGTGCTGCTGCAGTTCTTCAGCAGTAACATCCTTCGGCAGATCCCCAGCAACTACAAGCTTGTAATTCCCTGGGTACACAGCAGAAAATGAACTAATGAGCATTCATTGTTCTAGTTTTATGATTGGTTGCCATACCAAAATTTTCTATTTCTGCATAAAGCTACTAATCATGAGAACTAACCAACAACATATAGATTATTATGGTCATGAATCAAAAGATAACATCAGAAATGACAAACAATGGTGAAACTAACACAGGCCTCTTTGAACTTTTGCATGCGATGTGAATTACTTGCTGCTTATACCAAATGAGAATTACTAATATGATTAAGTAACTTAATCATAAAATGTGAACTAGTAGATTTTAGCATATGAGGTAGATTTGTTCTATTTTCTCAGACCACAAAGAAAATGTGATTTACGCTCTGACCTCAAGATAAAGCTGAAACTTAAAAGTAGACATAGGCCACAAGTTTGGGACCAAACTCTATCCTATCCAGAAACAGAGACCATTACGGATTAGATCCACAAAGACAAAACATAATGGTTTATCAGGATTAACATCGCTCTAGTATTAACAGACAGATGTAAAATTTTGGAAAATAGAGTAAGACTAAGATCACGTACTGATACCTGATTGGTACTGATACCTCTTAGATATAAGAAACTGGAAAGGCTTCCATATAAAACATGACTGGCATTAATAGTCTACATATAACATCCTTCTTGACAAGCATATGTATATCTTACAACTTCAAATTTAAATATGCAATACCAGGTAGGGCAAAATCTACCTCCTTGAGAAGCATCTGTAGTTTGCAATGCCCTCGTGGACCTGCTCCAATTGAGACGGAAATGTTGACACGCCTTGGGCATCTGCTTGCCATTGTATGTCTCCAGAACAAGCTTTGCTACCTTGTGAGACCTAAACTCCAGAAAACCATAGCAGTAACCCGATTTCTGAACAATTAACTTTGCACTCACAATCTGCAAACAACATATAACCAAAATTAGACAGGAGATAAACATATTTGCCATAATGATTCTGTTACTGTAATATTTGGTGAACACTAACTATTTACTTGGCAGtcaagaattaaaaaaaaaaatgaaagaattcAATTGTTGATAATCTGAAAGTCTTGACACATGAGTTTTCTATTGGTTCTGATGAATGATGGTAGAGAAAGGTTAAATCTTGGACGCATTTCTATACCCATATAATTGAACTATCTGATTCTTCCAACTTTTATGAACCCAAAACAGAATGCAAATGCAAATGATCTTGATCAGCAGTGAATGAATTAAAGAAACTACCATTTCATCATATATATTCCAGTCCAAGTATCCCCACAATTACAAGGCTATACCCACAATTACGcagaaacagaaaaacaaaaaccctcTGCACCCAAAATCACATTCATGGGTTTCTTGTTCTTGGAGATGGGTATAGTTGAATTCGAAAGAAAAAGCAAATGAAGCATGGAAATGACGAAAGCAGAGCTACGTACCTCTCCCTTAAGCTCTGGGAAGCAGTCATTAACGAAGTACGCCTTGTCCATCCACGCCTGCAAATCGGCGATGTGGAGAGACCGTTCCCGGAGGGCTGACATTCCCGACGACGAACCGACTTGAGGAGATGGCCAAAGAAAGCTTCTAACTTCTTGGAGCAATGAAAAATGGGAAACAAACAACAAACTGGTTCGAGGAATAGAAAGAAGAATTGTGAACAAAGCGCGAGAGCTGTTAACTAACTACAAATGGGCTCTTAAAACTAATcgccacctttttttttttttttttgggggggggggggggaagacgGGATCAATTAAGCTGCCCCAAACTAGCCCAATGGGCTGAAGAAGGAAACACCTAACGATTCTCTGATGGATGTGCATATACAGACAAaaattttccttttattttctcttgGGCTCCAAAAGAGCCAGTATCAGAAAATTAATCCTAAAAACAATAAAAGCTAAAACATAGGCCCAATAAAAGGCCCATCCCACTACCGAAACCCTATCTGTTGCCATCCAGTTTGTGCCCTAAGCCACGCATTGTCGCCGAGGTACCTGCCAGAAAAAGAACACCCCAGAAGTTTCGTCGTGATAAACCAATGCCAAACAAATTCCAAAACACAGATCAAGAGAGAACCAACAACCAAAGGGATGAGATCCCTCACCAAAGCATCAGTTTCTCCTCCAACAAGACCAAGGAGAAACCATGGCAGCCGGCAAGGATCTGAGATCCAGGACATAGAACCAGAACAAGAAAATGGGGGGTGAAAAACCATGTGTGAGCACCCATACTCGCCAAAGTAAGTGATTTGCACTTTATAAACGCATCCATAAGGACCCTCTTGGAGGTTCTGGGTAGAGAGAAGAGACTTGTTGTGGGGTTGATTGAATTTTGACCTGGAAATGTATGAGATTATTTGACAATGagaggaaaagaagagaaataatGAGGAACAAAGTCCTCCCATTCTGGACATCGCTAGAAGTATACCACATAGGGTAATAAAATCACCACAAGGGTGAGAAAAGAGCTGGAAACGCTTGATGAAAGAGATGAGCAGTGAGGATGGAGAGAAATTAGGTAAAATCCAAAGTTGGTATGGCCTCCCCCAGCTCTTCCACCATCGATCTTGATCCATCCGATCTAGATCCGAATGGATCAAGATATGGGTGACAGAGTttgtttggggggggggggggaattgaATTTCAgatatggtttctctctccctagtttttagagagagaggctctCGTACAGGCAACTAACCAATCCTCACTTGCTAACAAAGACTCGTCCATTTACTTCTTTCCGAATAACTAGTCGGATCGTGTTGTGGGCATCCGGATCTGATTCATATATCAATGAAAtttaagggggggggggggggggggggggaggggggaatTGAATTTCAGatctggtttctctctctcttgttttgagagagagaggctctcgTACAGGCAACTAACCAATCCTCACTTGCTAACAAAGACTCGTCCTTTTACTTCTTTCCGAATAACTCGTCGGATCGAGTTGTGGGCATCCGGATCCGATTCATATATCAATGAAATTTAACGGTGCAGATTTCGTGTAATCCAAAATAATTTCtattttaaaataatttttgaGCTATACTCACACCTTTGGTACAACTACACTGACCCCCGAGGGTGATTTGAGACAAAATTTAGTGAAAATGTGTTTTATTGATACAATTTTGATACACGTTTGATACAACTTGACCTACAACTTCACGGGGCCTTGAGGGTAATTTGGTACAAATTAAATTGAGTAAAAATgtgtctttattttattttattttataagaaATGACTTTTAAATTAAATATGAGTGCCACGGGGGAAACTATTGTTTACAACATCAAAGAGAAGGGCTCTTATTGCTACACTAAGGATACAATTGGTTCATTGAAGACCGATACAATTGGTTCATTGAAGACCACTACAAGAGAGGAATGTCCTAAGTTTGCTGGAGTAATCGCCACAAAATTTGCTTTTCTGTAGATATCAGTAAACAAGATTGAATCAAACTTCGCAGCAAGATGTCTAATGTCTTGTATAATCTTTATCAATCTCCATGTGTATGTTGAATCATTTACAAAATCAATGACGAGCTTAGAGTCTCCCCTCCACAAGAAGCTTTCTAGTACCCTTTTTGTTGAGCACAAATCAAGTCGTCTATGAGGGCAATGGCTTCCGCAATAGGTACAGTTGATCTC
Coding sequences within:
- the LOC133708414 gene encoding uncharacterized protein LOC133708414, producing MDQDRWWKSWGRPYQLWILPNFSPSSLLISFIKRFQLFSHPCGDFITLCGQNSINPTTSLFSLPRTSKRVLMDAFIKCKSLTLASMGAHTWFFTPHFLVLVLCPGSQILAGCHGFSLVLLEEKLMLWYLGDNAWLRAQTGWQQIGFR